In Coregonus clupeaformis isolate EN_2021a unplaced genomic scaffold, ASM2061545v1 scaf1013, whole genome shotgun sequence, one DNA window encodes the following:
- the LOC121568886 gene encoding migration and invasion enhancer 1, whose amino-acid sequence MGVQVKVEYCGGUGYEPRYQELARVVTAEFTEAEVSGFVGRQGSFEIEINGKVVFSKLETSGFPYEDDVMDAIQKAHDGKPVEKITKSRPPCVIL is encoded by the exons ATGGGTGTGCAAGTCAAAGTCGAATACTG CGGTGGATGAGGGTACGAGCCCCGCTATCAGGAGCTCGCGCGGGTTGTAACCGCGGAGTTCACTGAAGCGGAGGTGTCAGGCTTCGTAGGAAGGCAAG GCAGTTTTGAGATTGAGATCAATGGGAAAGTAGTCTTCTCCAAGCTTGAAACTAGCGGCTTCCCATATGAAGATGAC GTCATGGACGCTATCCAGAAAGCCCATGATGGCAAGCCAGTGGAGAAGATCACCAAGAGCCGCCCACCTTGTGTCATCCTGTag